The Clostridiales bacterium FE2011 sequence GTGGAGTACGAATAAGAACGGAGGATAAAGCATATGAAAATCACAGTCTGTATCGGGTCTTCCTGCCACATCAAGGGATCACGGCCGGTAGTTGAACAGCTGCAGGCCCTGATTGCGGAGAATGATCTGGGAGACCGGATCGAACTGGGCGGCACCTTCTGCATGGGCAAATGCCAGCAGGGTGTGTGCGTGACCGTGGACGGGGCGCTGTTCTCCGTTTCACCTGAAAGCGTAAAGGAATTTTTTGAGAAACAAGTGAAGGCGAAGCTGGCGTAAATCAATACGCACCGGGCGGAGGAAACACCGCCCGGCGCCTTTTTGCAAGGAGGAAGCCGCATGCCGCACGGCCTGACACTGAAAAAAACAAACTGTAAAAACTGTTATAAATGTATCCGGCACTGCCCGGTGAAATCCATCCGCTTTTCGGGAAACCAGGCCCATATTATCGGCAATGAGTGCATCCTGTGCGGTACCTGTTTTGTTGTCTGTCCGCAAAATGCCAAGCAGATTGTGGACGAGACGGAAAAGGTGAAGGTAATGATCCAGAGCGGGGAGCCCGTTGTGGCCTCCCTGGCGCCTTCCTTTATCGCAAACTATCCCGGCGTGGGTATTGAAAGCATGCGGGAAGCCCTGCAGAGACTGGGCTTCCGGGACGCGGAGGAAACCGCCCTGGGAGCTACCCAGGTGAAGCGGGAATACGACCGTATGCTGCGGGAGGATGACCGCGATATCGTCATCTCTTCCTGCTGCCACAGCGTCAACC is a genomic window containing:
- a CDS encoding (2Fe-2S) ferredoxin domain-containing protein; translation: MKITVCIGSSCHIKGSRPVVEQLQALIAENDLGDRIELGGTFCMGKCQQGVCVTVDGALFSVSPESVKEFFEKQVKAKLA